In the genome of Lathyrus oleraceus cultivar Zhongwan6 chromosome 4, CAAS_Psat_ZW6_1.0, whole genome shotgun sequence, the window TTGGTTGGGGACATGAAGACGATTCCATCAATGTGCGGACCTGATTGTAGAATAGTTCGCAAAAAAGGAAAGAACATGTCAATTATATTATTGTCCAATCAAAGAAGTATACAGATCAATCAAACAGATGAATCCTTCAAACTTACGGCATCTAGTCGCCTTTTGTGAAGATCACTCGAGAGCTGCAAGTTTAAAGAACAGCAGGAATCAAATTATTATCATATATAATTATATTTACATTGATTTTCTTACTTAGGGTAAACAGGCACAAAAGGGAAAGAGAGAAAAACTATTTGGTGCTTACAGGTCTATTCTGGCCCTTCTTCTCCTCACTTGAATACCCTGGAATTGTCAAATCCCAATTTTTCTCTGAATAATGACACCGGAAACAAGTAAATCAGCAAAGCTGGGTTTGTTAACTCTTACTAAATAGAATCCACTCAAGCATTTAAATTGTATATCTCACCCAAGATATCAGGGAAATCAATGGTCGTTCATACATTATACAAGTTTCAAAGAAGAGCACTTTAGAGCATACATTTGATACATCAATATTAGAACAGTACAATACAATGAAACAATTATCAGTGGTTTGCTGCACAAATAATATATTGCACAAGTTTACCTATCAAATCCATCTTATACATCAAACAATGGGAGCACTTAACCAGGACTTTTGAGAGGTGAGATTACACTTATTTGGTTTTTATGCATGTCGATATTTAAACTTTGAAACCTAGCAACATAATTCTATTTTTGGCAATAATTAATTCTGTAAGAGCACATGTTGCTAAATAAATTACTCATAACTATTAACTAGCATTGTTTTTATGCAAGTATATGAATGATTAAAGAAAATACGGGTCAAAAAGTATGTCTGAAGAGCCCAGAGCTCTAATAGATCTAGGCCAAAAATAAAGACTTCATCACTCCATTAAATGTAAAGCTAAAGATCAAACAAGAAACATAAACATGGGATACAAATAGAGAACTATCATGCATAATGTTAGACATATAGATACAAGAAAGATATAGCATGTAACTCCTCCACACCCTTCTTTGCATGAGTAAAAAACATTCAGATTAAGAGTGCAGTACAGTTTTAACCAGACAAAAACCACAAGGGCATTATTGTATATCATCTAAAACCAATAAGATTCAGAAAacattattttcttttttatccaATTAGAATAGACAGTGGTACTTTATTAGTAAATTTGTGAAAGAAGTAAATAAAATTTTCTAATCTAAGTTACATTAAAGTAAAATATGAAACATTCTTCTTTCGGAGGGGTGGATAAAAACTCAGAAATAAGCAACACAAACAACATACCTAGATGCAGCAATAAATCCTTGGACTCCAAAGTTGATGATTTTCTATGTTTTGCCAAAATGCAACCATTTGTAGTTGCCTGAAGGTAAGTTTGTAGCAAAAAATATTACACTCTAAAACAAAATCATCTATGGATTTTCAACAACAAAATACAGATATAGAATAGAAGACATTTACAACCATCACCACCACGCCTTATCCCACTAGGGTTAGTATGGCAAAAATATCAATTGCAAAAGACTAGGAAAgaaaagaatttttttttcaaattttcagTATGCCTCATTTACTATGCAGAAAACTGGGGATATCACTCATGCAGATATTATTAGCAGCAAGCAGCAAAAGATTTCAAACTACAAAATATGAAGGTGGGAAATAAGCAACATCAGATTGCCATATCAAAGAACCACTGAACTTAATTTAAAGCTTCTGCTGTTAAGGAAGGGGTCAAGATGGatttaaaaaatcattaaaaaattAACAATATCCACCAGAATCAGGAGTCAAATTTTAAAAATTCACACAAGCGTgcgcgcacacacacacaaagATTGCTCAAACGAAAATTAAATGCACATGCTTAACAACCTAGCCTTAAACCACTAAACAACATTGCTTACTTATTAGCTAGCTCTAACTGTAAGGAGGGGGGTTCGTCATCATGCATGACATTCCCCGCTCCCTAATCCCAATAGGGATCATCCAAGATActaaaagaagaaaaaaaaactgTACTAACAACTTTGAATGTAGTGAAAATTTgtattaattaataattaaagATAATAATGGCATATTATCTCCTTTTTGGCATGCACACATCTATTACAATAAGGGGGAAAAGATAAGCATATTGGATTACTTACAGTATCAATGAAGTCATCAGCAAGCTCTAAAAGAAAATCTATAACTGAAGGGTCCAGCTTACCCTGTGGATCCACCTGTTGTATAGAAGATTAAATTCAAAATATAGCCATAGCCATAGCCATTAAATAGATACTTGGAGAAAAAACTAATCAAGTTTAAAAAAAACCTGTGCAACTAAATCCTGTATCTTTCTCTTCCCAAGTACTTGGTTTGTTGCTGCTTCAGTTCCTTGGCTTGAACTTCCACCAGGTGTAGTTGTACCAGATGCAGTAGCATCTGGCTGTGATCCTGTTAAACTTAGTGTTTTTTGGCCTGAAGGTCCTGGCATCCTCGGAGactgttgctgttgctgttgatgAACAGATGCTTGTAgttgagattgttgttgttgttgctgctgtaGAAGTTGTTGCTGCTGCTGGGAGGATGGatgctgctgttgctgttgatgAAGCTGAGGCTGGCCCATGGATTTCTGCTGCATCAACTGGGACAATTGCTGTTGGCTTAGGGTAATAGAGTTTTGTTGCAGTTGAGCAGATGAAGCCAGCTGCTGCTGCCTCTGATGTTGTTGAAGACGCAATGGGGAGGCAGGGCCAGACATTGCTGGCATTTGCTTAAGCCACTGATTCTGTGTTAAAGAGTTATGCATCATGGCAGGCTGTCCATTCTGAGACAATCCAGACAACTGAGAATTCATAAAAGCAAGGGATGATGACCTTGGTAAACCTTGAACCTGTAGCCAGCAGCTCAGTCAATGTTCAAATACGACTCAATTCATTTCTGAAAGTAGTATATACATATTTACATACGTTTGGAAACTTCATTAACTTATTACATTATACCACATAGCGAAGTATACAAATCTTCAAGTGATAGTGAAAAACTATAAATAAGCCTCCCAGTGAAACTTTTCCTTTTTCTACAACTTCCAATATTACACCGcaacaaattttgaaattttgaaattttgaacaCTTCACTGTTGAGTTTAGGACTTGGCCAATAAAATGGAGTTGTAAACATCCATTTTATGCGCTTTGTAAATTTGCCCAAACTCATTATAATGTTCTATAATTGATAATAGGGATTAAAAAATATATGTTGATGGTGTTAAGAATCACAAATACCTAAAACAATTATCAATAATTTTGGTTGCATTAAAAAGGATAAAGTCTTGTACATATTCATCTATCTGGTGAGAGAAATGCAGTTATTAAATAAGTGAGGGAAGTGAAATTAATTTAGGCTTCTGTTAGGAGAGGAAGTGTAActtattttaattgttttcatCTAACGTCAAAAAGATAAAAACACAGTTTAGCTTTTGAACTAGATATGCTAATAGACAAACACATTTAACTACTTTATGGCTGACAGTATTCTGCTCCTCTGGCCTTCATAAACCACTGATATACTTGGAAAATTTTTAAAAAGTTACATTACATGAAATGTCTATTAACTAACCCAAGCTGTCAATCTATAGGATTGCCACCAAAAGGAAAATAAAGTGTGAACCACCTTGCATTACATAGTGGTAAACCACCTCTTCAATTCTGTTCTATAGCTCATTTTCCTTATGTCTAAGGGTTTGGTTTATAGATCTATTAGCATGGTACTGACCTGATGATCAATGAATTCAACTTCGAGATGTGAACTAATGTGCGGAGAAAAAAGCAACTCAATGAGACCCGGATAATTAGACAGAATACTTATTGAAAGGGCATAAGTGAGTGAAGATAAGACAAGCTTAAAAATATGTGAAGGATGCTATCTACTCTGAATCAAACTGATGTAAACAAGGAGACTTTGATGGAAGGAGTTGTGGCATGATAGAAAGGTAAGGGTACAATCAATTCAAATCATTCAATGCATGAAAGTTAGCATATTCAAGCCATGCCTAGTAAATGCAAATACTACGAGAAAGAGATAAATCCTCAGGTTGTATAAATTTGGTGGATCGGTCGTTACCAGTTCAAATTTAATGGTTCATTTTTATAATTGGGTGGCATAACCCAATAAGTTATGTTGCATGTGTGTAAAGTTTCCTTAAACACCAATAAACTTGTAGACTTTTTCCATAACTGAAGAAGCATAAACATATATAAATTGAGAAACAACATAAGCTGGAAACTATTCCAAATTGGGCCATACCTGTTGATTGTTAAGTGAAGCCTGCTGTGAGAGTGAGAGCTGCTGCCTGATTTGGCTAGGAGTCAATCGAAGCTGCTGCTGCTGCTGGGCATAAAGAGCTCCATTAGCCCTCAGAGAGGCTAGATTAGACTGCCCCATCATCCCGATGGCTTGTTGCATTCCTTGCAGTGATTGTCCACCGGAATTAGCTGAAGAAAATTGGGAGGATTGCACCAACCCACTCTTCTGCCTCGGCTGCACCAAACACAAATTCTATCTCATAATCACATTCACAACAATGACAAATTACAAAATCTTGAATGCAATGTTTCAAATTACAACACCAAGCACAGAAATCAAAATCATATCTCATGGACAAACAACTTTTactaaaaaaaatattaattcatcCATATATACCGAGGTTAATAGATTAAACTGTGCTGCTCCAGCACCAGACAACATTGGGAAGTGACCACTCTGTCCCATCAACGCCGACCGCGACAAATTGGAAGCACTACCACCAATGCCAACACCAACACCGCCGCTTAATTGTTGTTGCTGAGCAGAGACGGCAGCTGATCCACCGAAATTCATCTGCCCGCCATAAAGTCCGGCTTGCTGCCTGGCAATTTGctgttgctgctgctgctgagGTTGAATTTGATTAAGGCGGGACATGGAAGGTGAACGTTGTAGGTTTTGTTGAAGTTGAAAAGTGGAAACATTAGGGTTAGAGTTAGGGTTAGGGTTGAGGTTGTTGATGGTATGTAACTGTGaatgttgctgttgctgttgctgatCTTGAGATAGAGATGGTGACGAAGAATTCATGTGAATTGAAggagattgttgttgttgttgttggggGATTTGTGAAGGAGATGGAATTGTAGGGTTTGAAGAAGAGGGGTTTTGAATTTGAGGGTCCATAGTCAATGGTGGTGAACCAATTACGTTTTCTGCCATTGATTATGATTTAGAATATTGTGATCGTGTTCGCTGTTACTGTGCCGCCATTGATGAAGCTTGTTGAATCGAAGGAAGAAGGTGAATCTGAATCGTAACTACGCGTCAATTCGTAGCTTTTTCAATTCAATCGTGAAGAGTGAAAAATGAAAAAACCCTAATTGAATATACGAGTActatatatatttaatttataaTATACTCCTAAGTCGTTTTGGTGTGATTGTTTGCGGCGCATTAATCTTAGTTAGCAAtcactttttcttctttttttttaatgGTTTTTAATGTGTCCGAAATCTTTATCATATTGATAACTTATATAAGTGAAGAAAAAACTGATTTCACAATGATAAATTTTAGCATTatttattataaaatataaattaaatgtATTAAAgaaaattaatattaaaaaattcATTTCAAGATTAAATACTTAATAACAATATATATGAAATACTCATCTTTACTTATAATAACATTCGATAATAAATAAATTACATAATTTTTATGCACACTCCATAAATAAATAAACtccataaataaataaatatatttgtGAGCAGTTGTTTTCTTATTCTCGAGAGTATTTTGGGTTGATAGGTATATTTCTAGGAGCCACGTTTCAAGCAGTTATTGCTAATTCTCTAAAGAAGGAGTGGTTTTTAATATCCTATTATCTATTGATATAACTTTTTTACTGAATTTATTGATGCATCCCTCCTATGGTGGATACTCCATGATACCATGGATTCTTTCTTTCGGAGTGGCGTGGCTCATTCAGTTCCTTAAAATCAAGTACGGCTATTATCACCCGTGTTCGAGCTCGTGTGGCTCTCACATACAACACTGTTCGTCATCGTTTTACTCACATGCGCGACACTGTTCTAGGTCCTTTTGTTCTCCTGCGAAATGCTGTTCAAGGTCATTTTGCAATGTAAAGAATTCAAGAACACTCAAGAAACAGATGATGTTGATAATACTGTAGATATAGATAGTAGATTGAGTTTGAGTTTTTTCTTGTTTTTTACGTTAGAGTTTGTTTTTTAATTGAAACAGATGTTAATACTTTAGATACGAAATAGAAAGGGAAATGTGTTTCTTATTCGATTTTACACAATGTTAAAGATTCGATGTTGAAAATTTTAGCAAGTGTTCTTATAATGAAAGAAAGAGTAGGTTGAAAATGACTTTTTCCGGTGGAAGACTTGGCATCAAATGATCCAATATCTTGATCAGATTAATCATcaattaaagttttaaaatatTAATTCAGTATgtaattaaaattctaaaaaacatattttattttattttattttaaaatttaaaattttaaaacaacaaaataaataTGTCAAAACAATAGAAAAATACTAAATTATAATTATTCAAGAACATAGTATTTAAGAAAAAAATTAGTTATATATAGATTAACTTTGCTCAACTTATAATTGTTTTTTACTAATTTATTACTAATATTGAAAAGAATGTTATTAGTATTTTGAAAAAAATAGTTAATTATCAAAGAAGtatacaaatcaaacagatcaaacAAATTCGAATCAATCAAACAGATGAATCCTTCAAACTTAATGCATCTAATCGCCTTTTGTGAAGATTAGGGGTGTGCATGGATCATGAACCAAATCAAATTGAATCATATATATGGTTCGGTTTGATTCttaaaaccattttcataaaacCAAATTATTTTTTAGAAATCGGTTTATAAGTGGATCGGTTCGGTTTTAAACCggtttttcaaaaaaaaatagtttaaaaaAACAGTTTTGAATCAATTTctttaaaattaattttttattttcttaaaaaaataaatttcaaaaccaattttataaaaaaaatagtttttaaaactatattttaaaaaaatcaattttatatcgaaaataattttattttcttttaactaacttttttattttcactaattataaaactattttatataaaaaaaaattattttaaaaaattacttTAAATTTGACTTTTATAATCACCACAAATAATATCTACTATTTTTATTTAATAGTGTATTTGCAAGCAAGCATGAGTGACTCCACCCTATATACTTCTAtaaaagaaggaaaagaaaaacaaaaaaaagatGAGGAAACTATACATTACTATGTAGGTGGAGAGTGAGATATGTATGTGGGAAAAAGATGAGGAAACTATACACTACTATGCAGGTGGAGAGTGAGATATGTATGTGGGTGTAGGTGGAGAGTGAGATATGTATGTGGGAAAATAACAGAAGTGTGAGTATTATTGAAGTTAGAGAAATCCAATTTTTCAAAattgaatttataaaaaaaacacCATATAATTGAGGTTTTTTTTACCGAGATAAtccagtttttcaaaaaaaatcccaaaataccccacgtttcagaaaaattcccaaaataccccacttttaggaggaggcgccaattgaattggcgactcctcttaaaacttaaagggaggcgccaatccaattggcgcctatgtgtaatttttaagaggaggcgccaattcaattggcgactcccttaaaaaagcctcaaatgacaaaacctccaacatgaaagttgtagatcttttcaagacaatgaatttggacataaattttacatcatttggattttttttagAAAGTTATGGacagttgaagttggacttctgagtttttcaactattatctgacctataatgttttgtattatcccaagtgtttcttttagaattatgaacttttgtccaacataacaattgaagtaaacatatcaaattttccaatacacttggtcccacctcaaaataattaaaaatgagtgagttaggtccctgcgaacttgacccaaaattagggtttctgtcaaaatgacctataatgttttgaaatgaacgatgagcttccaagtttcaaatggatttttgatgaacatgaaagttgttcatatggcgactcttcttaaaacttgaatggaggcgccaattggattggctagggcaggtgccctagccaatccaattggcgcctatgtgtaggttttaagagtagtcgccaattcaattggcgactccctcataaaatgccttttttgtcttataaatagatgcattgtgtgaccaattgttccaaaactcatataatcatttggctatcatgtttggtgttcgtcgtcgatacggtaaggtgatttatgcgagagacaaacctcaattgctgatgctgttttggaacatcaccatgttagatcaactgaagagggagctggttcgatggttagacgggaaaataccagaaggggaaaaaatcagaagtattgagagacttgacagtatctttggttgggtgcgaatgaagactgataaggatgctagggaaatgcTGTTTGTAACCccccgataaaaatatgataattatttaaattaagttaatagtatatttattaatttaattaaataattggattattattggaatattattggaattattattattattggaataatataaattggaataataaagttggaatatatataaagagttccatttggtaaagaaagggttttttcacgtgaaaaccagagaagcgacagaaagtgagaaaagggcaaagaggaagagcaggagaaggaggttgaagaaggaagagcttgaagctaaaggattgccggattaactcaggtaaggggggtttatcgtcgtttaatggatattatgggttaacatgtaatgggtagtgataagccgttgaattgaccctaattcggattatgaatgctgaaaattgtgatggatgAGTTATTTTaaaagctgtaattgaatctgtaattggatgagtcttgattttccgaaagtgtagctttttacggaattgtaatcggaggtccggaagtcctccaacggcggaaaatgcggagaattctgcattctgcttcgtgttagcgcaggaacatctttctgtcttgcgttaaccgattaacccagggtgttaaccggttaacactgttatgaattgtgaaaatattgatgtctgtcttgcgttaaccggttaacccagggcgttaaccggttaacactgttaaaatgtgcca includes:
- the LOC127076287 gene encoding transcription initiation factor TFIID subunit 12b, producing MAENVIGSPPLTMDPQIQNPSSSNPTIPSPSQIPQQQQQQSPSIHMNSSSPSLSQDQQQQQQHSQLHTINNLNPNPNSNPNVSTFQLQQNLQRSPSMSRLNQIQPQQQQQQQIARQQAGLYGGQMNFGGSAAVSAQQQQLSGGVGVGIGGSASNLSRSALMGQSGHFPMLSGAGAAQFNLLTSPRQKSGLVQSSQFSSANSGGQSLQGMQQAIGMMGQSNLASLRANGALYAQQQQQLRLTPSQIRQQLSLSQQASLNNQQVQGLPRSSSLAFMNSQLSGLSQNGQPAMMHNSLTQNQWLKQMPAMSGPASPLRLQQHQRQQQLASSAQLQQNSITLSQQQLSQLMQQKSMGQPQLHQQQQQHPSSQQQQQLLQQQQQQQSQLQASVHQQQQQQSPRMPGPSGQKTLSLTGSQPDATASGTTTPGGSSSQGTEAATNQVLGKRKIQDLVAQVDPQGKLDPSVIDFLLELADDFIDTATTNGCILAKHRKSSTLESKDLLLHLEKNWDLTIPGYSSEEKKGQNRPLSSDLHKRRLDAVRTLMESSSCPQPTINNSKDISRQGHPNPVVSNHLIKPLSSDQLVSHSTGSQMLQQMTRF